In a genomic window of Oncorhynchus keta strain PuntledgeMale-10-30-2019 chromosome 26, Oket_V2, whole genome shotgun sequence:
- the LOC118371582 gene encoding UBX domain-containing protein 6-like → MKKFFEDMKKDLKFKSAGPGKKLTEDASAKSQVVQSSGPAKPCYAAPTEGAQKAGAAALARIEGQPRPRVQTSQDVIRLQVKRELEAEAAAVAEKEKTTAVEGSNVKDLAFLSVTGVYFTCPLTGATLTKSERDVHIKAAIFMRFEEDAVEASIMMVHTFNKDRQKVKAAVDIISKYIENICKNPAEEKYRKIKLSNKVFQEKVKTVEGSREFLEAMGFQSIMLDVEGQEESEEFLVLMEHDPESLEVMKESRDRLQRGEPVRAQLDRQPQAFRPSPNAMRFELPPEFYNLTAEELKREQQQKNEVVDKNTMLRTKAMREREEQRERRKYNYTLLRVRLPDGNILQGTFLAWDKVSVLFQFVRDSLVDGWQPFELVAPGGHKLQEDQEVALNECSLVPAVLLTFSLDAAVQADIAAGGGKSSALLKPELLENIQTLS, encoded by the exons ATGAAGAAATTTTTCGAGGATATGAAGAAAGATTTAAAATTCAAGTCAGCTGGGCCAGGAAAGAAACTCACAGAAGACGCTAG CGCCAAGTCCCAAGTGGTGCAGAGCAGTGGCCCTGCCAAGCCATGTTATGCTGCTCCTACTGAAGGAGCTCAGAAGGCAGGGGCTGCAGCCTTGGCCAGGATCGAGGGGCAGCCACGCCCACGGGTACAAACCTCACAGGATGTCATCCGGCTCCAGG TGAAAAGAGAGCTTGAGGCAGAAGCTGCAGCAGTAGCTGAGAAGGAAAAGACAACTGCTGTTGAG GGCTCCAATGTTAAGGATCTGGCATTTCTCTCAGTAACAGGTGTGTATTTCACTTGTCCGCTTACTGGAGCCACCTTAACTAAGAGCGAGAGAGATGTGCACATTAAAGCGGCCATTTTCATG CGGTTTGAAGAGGATGCAGTGGAGGCTTCCATTATGATGGTTCATACCTTCAACAAGGACAGGCAGAAAGTCAAGGCTGCAGTGGACATCATAAGCAA GTACATTGAAAACATCTGTAAGAACCCGGCAGAGGAGAAGTACAGGAAGATCAAACTCAGCAACAAGGTGTTCCAG gaAAAGGTGAAGACTGTGGAGGGTAGTCGGGAGTTCTTGGAAGCTATGGGCTTTCAGAGCATCATGCTGGATGTGGAAGGACAAG AGGAGAGTGAGGAGTTCCTGGTGCTGATGGAGCATGATCCAGAATCCCTGGAGGTGATGAAAGAGAGTAGGGACCGGCTGCAGAGGGGAGAACCAGTCAGAGCCCAGTTGGACCGCCAGCCCCAGGCCTTCAGACCCTCCCCCAACGCCATGCGCTTCGAACTTCCCCCAGAGTTCTACAACCTCACTGCAGAAGAGCTCAAGAGGGAGCAGCAGCAAAA GAACGAGGTGGTGGACAAGAACACTATGCTGCGTACCAAGGCCatgcgggagagagaggagcagagggagaggaggaagtacAATTATACCCTGCTGAGAGTACGACTGCCTGATGGAAACATACTGCAGG GCACTTTCCTGGCCTGGGACAAGGTGTCTGTGCTCTTCCAGTTTGTGCGGGACTCCCTGGTAGATGGCTGGCAGCCCTTTGAGCTGGTGGCGCCTGGAGGACACAAACTCCAGGAGGACCAAGAGGTGGCCCTGAATGAATGTAGCCTG GTCCCTGCGGTTCTGCTGACGTTTTCCTTGGATGCCGCAGTTCAAGCGGACATTGCAGCTGGCGGTGGAAAGAGCTCTGCACTCCTCAAGCCAGAGCTACTGGAGaatattcagacccttagctGA